From Ictidomys tridecemlineatus isolate mIctTri1 chromosome 2, mIctTri1.hap1, whole genome shotgun sequence, the proteins below share one genomic window:
- the Nt5dc2 gene encoding 5'-nucleotidase domain-containing protein 2 isoform X1, whose product MAGVGLRAAARCWLLCGSHGGRRAASSSPSCPGCGPPGPGPHCPGAPRSAPSPAPAGGTELSEHLWARYQDMRRLVHDLLPPEVCSLLNPAAIYANNEISLRDVEVYGFDYDYTLAQYADALHPEIFNAARDILIEHYKYPEGIRKYDYNPSFAIRGLHYDIQKSLLMKIDAFHYVQLGTAYRGLQPVPDEEVIDLYGGTQHIPLYQMSGFYGKGPSIKQFMDIFSLPEMALLSCVVDYFLGHGLEFDQTHLYKDVTDAIRDVHVKGLMYQWIERDMEKYILRGDETFAVLSRLVAHGKQLFLITNSPFSFVDKGMRHMVGPDWRQLFDVVIVQADKPSFFTDRRKPFRKLDETGSLHWDRITRLEKGKIYRQGNLFDFLRLTEWRGPRVLYFGDHLYSDLADLMLRHGWRTGAIIPELEREIRIINTEQYMHSLTWQQALTGLLERMQTYQDAESRQVLAAWMKERQELRCITKALFNAQFGSIFRTFHNPTYFSRRLVRFSDLYMASLSCLLNYRVDFTFYPRRTPLQHEAPLWMDQLCTGCMKTPFLGDMAHIR is encoded by the exons ATGGCGGGTGTGGGGCTGCGGGCGGCCGCTCGGTGCTGGCTGCTGTGCGGAAGCCACGGCGGGCGGCGAGCcgcctcctcctcaccctcctgccCTGGCTGCGGCCCGCCGGGTCCTGGCCCCCACTGCCCCGGAGCCCCACGCTCTGCGCCCTCTCCGGCGCCAGCCGGCGGCACCGAGCTCAGCGAGCACCTGTGGGCTCGTTACCAGGACATGCGGAGACTGGTGCACG acctcctgcctcctgaggtCTGCAGCCTCCTGAACCCAGCAGCCATTTATGCCAACAATGAGATCAGCCTGCGTGATGTCGAGGTCTATGGCTTTGACTATGACTACACACTGGCTCAGTATGCAGACGCACTGCACCCTGAAATCTTCAATGCCGCTCGGGACATCCTGATTGAGCACTACAAG TACCCAGAGGGGATTCGGAAGTATGACTACAACCCCAGCTTTGCCATCCGTGGCCTCCACTATGACATTCAGAAG AGCCTTCTGATGAAGATTGATGCCTTCCATTATGTCCAGTTGGGAACAGCCTACAG GGGCCTCCAGCCTGTGCCAGATGAGGAGGTGATCGACCTATATGGAGGCACCCAGCACATCCCACTGTACCAGATGAGCGGTTTCTACGGCAAG GGCCCCTCCATCAAGCAGTTCATGGACATCTTCTCACTGCCAGAGATGGCACTGCTGTCCTGTGTGGTGGACTACTTCCTGGGCCATGGCCTGGAGTTTGACCAAACACACCTCTACAAGGACGTGACG GATGCCATTCGAGATGTGCACGTGAAGGGCCTCATGTACCAGTGGATTGAGCGAGACATGG AGAAGTACATCCTGAGAGGGGACGAAACGTTCGCAGTGCTGAGCCGCCTGGTGGCCCATGGGAAACAGCTGTTCCTCATCACCAACAGTCCCTTCAGCTTTGT GGACAAGGGGATGCGGCACATGGTGGGTCCCGACTGGCGCCAGCTCTTCGACGTGGTGATTGTCCAGGCAGACAAACCCAGCTTTTTCACTGACCGGCGCAA GCCTTTCCGAAAACTTGATGAGACAGGCTCGCTCCACTGGGACCGGATCACCCGCCTGGAAAAGGGCAAGATCTACCGGCAG GGAAACCTGTTTGACTTCCTGCGGCTGACGGAATGGCGTGGCCCCCGCGTGCTCTACTTTGGAGACCACCTCTACAGTGACCTAGCG GATCTCATGCTGCGGCATGGCTGGCGCACAGGCGCCATCATCCCTGAGCTGGAGCGCGAGATCCGCATCATCAACACCGAGCAGTACATGCACTCGCTGACCTGGCAGCAGGCGCTCACGGGGCTGCTAGAGCGCATGCAG ACCTACCAGGATGCAGAGTCTCGGCAGGTGCTGGCCGCCTGGATGAAGGAGCGGCAAGAGCTAAG gtgCATCACCAAGGCCCTATTCAATGCTCAGTTTGGGAGCATCTTCCGCACCTTCCACAACCCCACCTACTTCTCCAGGCGCCTTGTGCGCTTCTCCGACCTCTACATGGCCTCCTTGAGCTGCCTGCTCAACTACCGTGTGGACTTCACATTCTACCCCCGCCGCACACCTCTGCAGCACGAGGCACCGCTCTGGATGGACCAGCTTTGCACTGGATGCATGAAAACACCCTTCCTAGGTGACATGGCCCACATCCGCTGA
- the Uqcc5 gene encoding ubiquinol-cytochrome c reductase complex assembly factor 5: MFSRAQVRRVLQWVPGKERLGLYRFLPFFFILGGTMEWIMINVRVGQETFYDVYRRKASERQYQKGLDDTSETELQQSIK, encoded by the exons ATGTTCTCCAGGGCCCAGGTGAGGCGAGTTCTGCAGTGGGTGCCCGGGAAGGAGCGACTCGGCCTCTACAGGTTCCTGCCTTTCTTTTTCATCCTGGGAGGAACAATGGAGTGGATCATGATTAACGTGCGCGTGGGCCAGGAGACCTTCT ATGATGTCTACCGAAGAAAAGCCTCAGAAAGACAGTATCAGAAAGGCCTGGATGACACATCTGAGACTGAACTTCaacaatcaataaaatga
- the Nt5dc2 gene encoding 5'-nucleotidase domain-containing protein 2 isoform X2, which produces MPLSIICLFSSQLPHCTDGEAKADLLPPEVCSLLNPAAIYANNEISLRDVEVYGFDYDYTLAQYADALHPEIFNAARDILIEHYKYPEGIRKYDYNPSFAIRGLHYDIQKSLLMKIDAFHYVQLGTAYRGLQPVPDEEVIDLYGGTQHIPLYQMSGFYGKGPSIKQFMDIFSLPEMALLSCVVDYFLGHGLEFDQTHLYKDVTDAIRDVHVKGLMYQWIERDMEKYILRGDETFAVLSRLVAHGKQLFLITNSPFSFVDKGMRHMVGPDWRQLFDVVIVQADKPSFFTDRRKPFRKLDETGSLHWDRITRLEKGKIYRQGNLFDFLRLTEWRGPRVLYFGDHLYSDLADLMLRHGWRTGAIIPELEREIRIINTEQYMHSLTWQQALTGLLERMQTYQDAESRQVLAAWMKERQELRCITKALFNAQFGSIFRTFHNPTYFSRRLVRFSDLYMASLSCLLNYRVDFTFYPRRTPLQHEAPLWMDQLCTGCMKTPFLGDMAHIR; this is translated from the exons ATGCCCCTTTCCATCATATGCCTTTTCTCCAGCCAACttccccattgtacagatggggaggccaaggcag acctcctgcctcctgaggtCTGCAGCCTCCTGAACCCAGCAGCCATTTATGCCAACAATGAGATCAGCCTGCGTGATGTCGAGGTCTATGGCTTTGACTATGACTACACACTGGCTCAGTATGCAGACGCACTGCACCCTGAAATCTTCAATGCCGCTCGGGACATCCTGATTGAGCACTACAAG TACCCAGAGGGGATTCGGAAGTATGACTACAACCCCAGCTTTGCCATCCGTGGCCTCCACTATGACATTCAGAAG AGCCTTCTGATGAAGATTGATGCCTTCCATTATGTCCAGTTGGGAACAGCCTACAG GGGCCTCCAGCCTGTGCCAGATGAGGAGGTGATCGACCTATATGGAGGCACCCAGCACATCCCACTGTACCAGATGAGCGGTTTCTACGGCAAG GGCCCCTCCATCAAGCAGTTCATGGACATCTTCTCACTGCCAGAGATGGCACTGCTGTCCTGTGTGGTGGACTACTTCCTGGGCCATGGCCTGGAGTTTGACCAAACACACCTCTACAAGGACGTGACG GATGCCATTCGAGATGTGCACGTGAAGGGCCTCATGTACCAGTGGATTGAGCGAGACATGG AGAAGTACATCCTGAGAGGGGACGAAACGTTCGCAGTGCTGAGCCGCCTGGTGGCCCATGGGAAACAGCTGTTCCTCATCACCAACAGTCCCTTCAGCTTTGT GGACAAGGGGATGCGGCACATGGTGGGTCCCGACTGGCGCCAGCTCTTCGACGTGGTGATTGTCCAGGCAGACAAACCCAGCTTTTTCACTGACCGGCGCAA GCCTTTCCGAAAACTTGATGAGACAGGCTCGCTCCACTGGGACCGGATCACCCGCCTGGAAAAGGGCAAGATCTACCGGCAG GGAAACCTGTTTGACTTCCTGCGGCTGACGGAATGGCGTGGCCCCCGCGTGCTCTACTTTGGAGACCACCTCTACAGTGACCTAGCG GATCTCATGCTGCGGCATGGCTGGCGCACAGGCGCCATCATCCCTGAGCTGGAGCGCGAGATCCGCATCATCAACACCGAGCAGTACATGCACTCGCTGACCTGGCAGCAGGCGCTCACGGGGCTGCTAGAGCGCATGCAG ACCTACCAGGATGCAGAGTCTCGGCAGGTGCTGGCCGCCTGGATGAAGGAGCGGCAAGAGCTAAG gtgCATCACCAAGGCCCTATTCAATGCTCAGTTTGGGAGCATCTTCCGCACCTTCCACAACCCCACCTACTTCTCCAGGCGCCTTGTGCGCTTCTCCGACCTCTACATGGCCTCCTTGAGCTGCCTGCTCAACTACCGTGTGGACTTCACATTCTACCCCCGCCGCACACCTCTGCAGCACGAGGCACCGCTCTGGATGGACCAGCTTTGCACTGGATGCATGAAAACACCCTTCCTAGGTGACATGGCCCACATCCGCTGA